The following proteins are co-located in the Aggregatibacter aphrophilus ATCC 33389 genome:
- the pepE gene encoding dipeptidase PepE — MQKMLLLSGSRYGNTGYLEHAIPWLQDFLAPYQGKKIAFVPYAGVRQTNDQYEQKVQQILAPLNMEIQSVHHGKPHRAIIEQADVIAIGGGNTFCLLKQMYEHDLLDIIREKVKSGTPYFGWSAGANIASKSIMTTNDMPITYPPSFDALNLFPYQINPHFISGKMPGHNGESREERFEEFLLVNPTAQIYAMPEGTAFLINGNQVKILGEHNIVHFSENMQRRDIPAGSVFEI, encoded by the coding sequence ATGCAAAAAATGTTACTGCTTAGCGGTTCTCGCTATGGCAATACAGGCTATTTGGAACATGCCATTCCGTGGTTACAGGATTTTTTAGCACCATACCAAGGCAAGAAAATCGCTTTTGTGCCTTACGCAGGCGTGCGTCAAACCAACGATCAATACGAACAAAAAGTGCAACAAATTCTGGCGCCATTAAATATGGAGATTCAGTCGGTACATCATGGCAAACCGCACCGCGCCATTATTGAACAAGCGGATGTGATCGCCATTGGTGGCGGTAATACGTTTTGTTTGTTAAAGCAAATGTATGAACATGATTTATTAGACATTATTCGTGAAAAAGTGAAAAGCGGTACGCCGTATTTCGGTTGGAGCGCGGGCGCCAATATAGCGAGCAAATCCATCATGACCACCAACGATATGCCGATCACCTATCCGCCGTCTTTTGATGCGCTTAATCTGTTCCCTTATCAAATCAATCCACACTTCATTTCAGGTAAAATGCCTGGGCATAACGGGGAAAGCCGTGAAGAACGTTTTGAAGAATTTTTATTGGTGAACCCGACGGCACAAATTTACGCCATGCCGGAAGGCACTGCGTTTTTAATTAACGGCAATCAGGTGAAAATTCTAGGTGAACATAATATTGTGCATTTCAGTGAAAATATGCAGCGCCGAGATATTCCTGCCGGCTCGGTGTTTGAAATCTAA
- the torD gene encoding molecular chaperone TorD — translation MLSKELTPEQLAHYQRGDFDSLFAFLNELGFAEQTEQLIATLYPMEFQQLELAADFAHTFLLEGNISAIPYMSAYLQGEELDVALNLVDQWMTHYQLGVNREQNEPSDHVSVLLAILIRLIGEQPFHVQQDFAQKVLLNWLPEFVRKANDASCKTKFYAMLCNLFLAFMTEDFAV, via the coding sequence TTGCTTAGCAAGGAACTGACACCGGAGCAGTTAGCGCATTATCAACGTGGTGATTTCGATAGCTTATTCGCTTTTTTAAACGAATTGGGCTTTGCTGAACAAACCGAACAGTTGATCGCTACGTTATATCCGATGGAATTTCAACAACTTGAACTGGCTGCTGATTTCGCGCATACGTTTTTGCTTGAAGGAAATATCAGTGCTATTCCCTATATGTCAGCCTATTTACAGGGTGAAGAGTTGGATGTGGCATTAAACTTGGTCGATCAATGGATGACACATTACCAACTTGGTGTGAATCGGGAGCAAAATGAGCCGAGTGATCATGTTAGCGTATTATTAGCAATTTTAATCCGCTTAATTGGAGAACAGCCTTTTCATGTACAACAAGATTTTGCACAGAAAGTTTTACTGAATTGGTTGCCTGAATTTGTGAGAAAAGCTAATGATGCTTCCTGTAAAACGAAATTCTATGCCATGTTATGCAATTTATTCTTGGCCTTTATGACGGAAGACTTTGCAGTTTAA
- the torA gene encoding trimethylamine-N-oxide reductase TorA, whose protein sequence is MLQTRRQFLKNMSLMGAICAMPNWLVAKEKGAEDITQWKMTGSHWGAIRAKVENGCVVDVKPFELDKYPTEMINGIKGLIYSDARIRYPMVRVDWLKNREKSDRTSRGDNRFVRVTWDEALDLFYEELERIQQNYGPWALHTGNIGWRSTGQFHSCGNHMIRAVSMHGHSVSTAGDYSTGAGQVILPYVLGSTEVYSQGTSWEVILKESENIIFWASDPVKNLQVGWNCETHEAYAYLEQLKAKIADKQVNVISVDPVKTKTQHYLNCERQYINPQTDVPFMLALAYELYTKDLYDKKFIEVYTVGFEKFVPYLLGETEDKVAKTPEWAAEICGISAERIRQFAQMLAGKRTQLIFGWSIQRQQHGEQPYWMGAVLASMLGQIGLPGGGISYAHHYSSIGIPESGAAMPGAFPLNLDEDQKPKYDNTDYKGYSSVLPCARVTDSLLQPGETINYNGSKVVYAPYKMAIFTGCNHWHRQSDRNKMKKAFLQLETIVSINYSWTATCRFSDIVLPACTPFERNDIDAYGSYSNRGVIAMQKLIDPLYQSKPDFEIFKELCRRFGKEKEYCRNMDEMEWVESLYEDCRKENQGKFDMPPFAEFWKKGYVMFPEGKPWVRHADFRDDPELHALGTPSGFIEIFSNKIAGFGYDDCKGHPMWFEKAERSHGGPHSDKFAFWLQSVHPDKRLHSQLCESAKLRETYSIQGREPLFMNPQDAQKLGIQHGDLVRVFNERGQAIVGAHLSDSFPSGVVRLQEGAWYSPLGAEIGAIDTYGDPNTMTLDIGSSMLAQAVSANTCLVNVEKFQGVAPQPNGFNGAIEHA, encoded by the coding sequence ATGTTACAAACTCGTCGTCAGTTTTTGAAAAATATGTCTCTTATGGGGGCGATCTGCGCTATGCCGAATTGGTTGGTCGCGAAGGAAAAGGGTGCGGAAGATATTACGCAATGGAAAATGACTGGTTCGCACTGGGGTGCTATTCGTGCCAAAGTGGAAAATGGTTGCGTAGTAGATGTAAAACCGTTTGAGTTAGATAAATATCCAACGGAAATGATCAACGGTATTAAAGGGTTGATTTACAGTGATGCTCGGATCCGTTATCCGATGGTGCGGGTGGACTGGTTAAAAAACAGAGAAAAAAGTGACCGCACTTCCCGTGGCGATAATCGTTTCGTACGTGTAACCTGGGATGAGGCGCTGGATTTATTCTATGAAGAGTTAGAGCGGATTCAGCAAAATTACGGTCCGTGGGCGTTACACACGGGGAATATTGGCTGGCGTTCTACCGGGCAATTCCACAGTTGTGGTAATCACATGATTCGCGCTGTCAGTATGCATGGGCATAGCGTTAGCACCGCAGGTGACTATTCCACCGGTGCAGGGCAGGTGATTTTGCCTTATGTACTAGGTTCCACTGAAGTGTATTCACAAGGGACGTCATGGGAAGTTATTTTGAAAGAAAGTGAAAATATTATTTTCTGGGCAAGTGATCCGGTGAAAAACCTGCAAGTAGGTTGGAACTGTGAAACGCACGAGGCCTATGCCTATTTGGAACAGCTAAAAGCAAAAATTGCTGATAAGCAAGTGAACGTGATTAGTGTGGATCCGGTGAAAACCAAAACGCAACATTATCTAAACTGCGAGCGTCAATATATTAATCCGCAAACTGACGTTCCGTTTATGCTGGCACTTGCCTATGAGTTGTATACCAAAGATTTATATGACAAAAAATTTATAGAAGTCTATACCGTTGGTTTTGAGAAGTTCGTGCCTTATTTGTTAGGGGAAACGGAAGATAAAGTTGCCAAAACACCGGAATGGGCAGCGGAAATCTGCGGAATTAGTGCAGAACGTATTCGTCAATTTGCCCAAATGCTTGCGGGTAAACGAACGCAGTTAATTTTTGGTTGGTCAATTCAACGCCAACAACACGGTGAGCAACCGTACTGGATGGGGGCCGTGCTTGCTTCTATGCTGGGACAAATCGGCTTGCCGGGTGGCGGAATCAGTTATGCGCACCATTATAGTTCCATCGGTATTCCGGAATCCGGTGCGGCAATGCCGGGGGCGTTTCCGTTAAATTTGGACGAGGATCAAAAACCGAAATACGACAATACGGATTATAAAGGTTATAGCTCCGTTTTACCTTGCGCTCGCGTGACGGATTCCTTGTTGCAACCGGGAGAAACCATTAATTACAACGGCAGTAAAGTTGTTTATGCCCCATATAAAATGGCGATTTTCACCGGATGTAACCATTGGCACCGCCAATCCGATCGTAACAAAATGAAAAAAGCCTTTTTACAGCTGGAAACCATAGTATCCATCAATTACAGCTGGACAGCGACTTGTCGTTTTTCCGATATTGTGTTGCCGGCCTGCACGCCGTTTGAGCGTAATGATATAGACGCTTACGGTTCGTATAGCAACCGAGGCGTTATTGCGATGCAAAAATTAATCGATCCGCTATACCAATCTAAACCGGACTTTGAGATCTTTAAAGAACTCTGCCGCCGCTTTGGTAAAGAAAAAGAATATTGCCGGAATATGGACGAGATGGAATGGGTGGAGAGCCTATATGAAGATTGCCGAAAAGAAAACCAAGGCAAATTTGATATGCCGCCATTTGCTGAATTTTGGAAAAAAGGTTATGTCATGTTCCCAGAAGGAAAACCTTGGGTGCGTCATGCCGATTTCCGTGATGATCCTGAATTACATGCATTAGGCACACCTTCCGGCTTTATTGAAATTTTTAGTAATAAAATTGCAGGGTTTGGCTATGACGACTGTAAAGGGCATCCAATGTGGTTTGAAAAAGCCGAACGTTCGCACGGAGGGCCGCACTCTGACAAATTTGCTTTCTGGTTGCAATCTGTTCACCCGGATAAGCGCTTACACTCCCAGTTGTGTGAATCTGCAAAGTTACGTGAAACCTATAGTATTCAAGGGCGTGAGCCGCTGTTTATGAATCCGCAAGATGCTCAAAAACTTGGTATTCAACATGGCGATTTGGTTCGTGTATTTAATGAACGTGGACAAGCCATTGTTGGCGCTCATTTGTCTGACAGTTTTCCAAGCGGTGTAGTGCGTTTACAAGAAGGCGCATGGTATTCGCCTCTCGGTGCGGAAATCGGTGCGATTGATACTTACGGCGATCCGAACACAATGACGCTGGATATCGGTAGTTCTATGTTAGCGCAAGCGGTGAGTGCCAATACTTGTTTGGTTAATGTGGAAAAATTCCAAGGTGTTGCACCACAACCAAATGGTTTTAATGGGGCTATTGAACATGCTTAA
- the torC gene encoding pentaheme c-type cytochrome TorC gives MRNKLKSLFFTPSKRFGLGILLTLGFIVGAVSWQQFNNVMDATSAEEFCVGCHSMQTPFNELKQTVHWKNNSGVRATCPDCHLPHDKTNKFARKMQASREVLAEMTGKYNEEGAFEQHRAEMAEREWARFTANGSKECKNCHSYERMDFDKMSKAAQKAMKPAAERNQSCIDCHKGIAHHLPQKQAGAGNASKFEELVIKNLKSNQTYYAKGNVPLFADEALSQNIGSLETAAPVTVVKSGDKADLVELLMWRKDKGFGRIWYNQFGKNITDAVLTKEFMQAEPKFEVLETKEDSLTGLTWQKVKLPIWVAHDQLIENIDAVWANAENTYKTQCSTCHRQPQVAHFDSNTWIGLFKGMVGFTNIDEQTGKEVLRYLQLHSSDFDTHKEQEK, from the coding sequence ATGAGAAACAAATTAAAAAGTTTATTTTTTACACCCTCTAAGCGTTTTGGGTTAGGAATTTTACTGACGTTAGGATTTATTGTTGGTGCTGTTAGTTGGCAGCAATTTAATAATGTGATGGATGCCACTAGCGCAGAAGAATTTTGTGTTGGTTGCCACTCTATGCAGACGCCTTTTAATGAATTAAAACAAACGGTTCACTGGAAAAATAACAGTGGCGTGCGTGCGACCTGTCCGGATTGTCATCTTCCGCACGATAAGACTAATAAATTTGCCCGTAAAATGCAGGCGAGTCGCGAAGTTTTGGCGGAAATGACCGGTAAATATAACGAAGAAGGTGCTTTTGAACAACATCGTGCGGAAATGGCAGAACGCGAATGGGCCCGTTTTACCGCAAATGGTTCAAAAGAGTGTAAAAATTGTCATAGTTACGAACGTATGGATTTCGATAAGATGTCGAAAGCAGCTCAGAAAGCTATGAAACCTGCGGCAGAACGTAACCAAAGCTGTATTGATTGTCATAAAGGCATCGCGCACCATTTGCCACAGAAACAAGCGGGCGCGGGAAATGCGTCTAAGTTTGAAGAGTTGGTGATTAAAAATCTTAAATCGAATCAAACCTATTATGCTAAAGGCAATGTACCGTTATTTGCTGACGAGGCATTGAGCCAAAATATCGGTAGTCTCGAAACTGCGGCTCCGGTCACTGTAGTGAAATCCGGTGATAAAGCGGATTTGGTAGAACTGCTCATGTGGCGTAAAGATAAAGGTTTCGGACGGATTTGGTATAACCAATTTGGTAAAAATATTACCGATGCCGTTTTAACCAAGGAATTTATGCAAGCCGAGCCAAAATTTGAGGTTTTGGAAACGAAGGAAGATTCATTAACCGGTTTAACTTGGCAGAAAGTGAAACTGCCGATATGGGTTGCCCATGATCAACTGATTGAAAATATCGATGCGGTGTGGGCAAATGCCGAAAATACTTATAAAACTCAATGCAGTACGTGTCATAGACAGCCGCAAGTGGCGCATTTTGATTCCAACACTTGGATCGGTTTATTTAAAGGTATGGTTGGATTTACTAATATCGATGAACAGACCGGTAAAGAAGTGTTGCGTTATCTTCAATTACATTCATCTGATTTTGACACCCATAAAGAACAAGAAAAATAG
- a CDS encoding nitrate/trimethylamine N-oxide reductase NapE/TorE produces the protein MNDIKKHSEWSSLLLLLFVILPLGMIACIGIYGFVIWFLQLYVIGLPTA, from the coding sequence ATGAATGATATAAAAAAACACTCGGAATGGAGTTCTTTATTGTTGCTACTATTTGTCATCCTGCCATTGGGCATGATTGCTTGTATTGGTATTTACGGCTTTGTCATATGGTTTTTACAACTCTATGTTATTGGCTTGCCGACGGCATAA
- the thiI gene encoding tRNA uracil 4-sulfurtransferase ThiI, producing the protein MKFIIKLFPEIMIKSESVRKRFVKILTGNIRNVLTKYDDTVAVVKHWDYIEVRSKIEANLPTLIEQLQRIPGIHHFLQVEEKPFSGLHDIFEQTLSDVASQLENKTFCVRVKRKGKHEFNSLEAERYIGGGLNQHIASAKVQLKNPDVTVRIEIEDDKMMLVRARYEGIGGYPIGTQEDVLSLISGGFDSGVSSYMLLRRGSRVHYCFFNLGGAAHEIGVKQMAYHIWQRYGSSHKVRFVAINFEGVVGEILENVDNGQMGVVLKRMMVRAASKVAHRFDIQAIVTGEALGQVSSQTLTNLRLIDEASEVLVLRPLITHDKEQIIAMAKHIGTDDIAKSMPEFCGVISKNPTVKAIRAKIEQEEGNFNFAVLESAVENAQYLDIRQIAEQAEKEVVSVDTVSVLAANDVIIDIRSPEEIDENPLHIENQAMILLPFYKLSGQFADLDQSKNYVLYCERGVMSKLQALYLKESGFNNVRVFKK; encoded by the coding sequence ATGAAATTTATTATCAAATTATTCCCTGAAATTATGATTAAAAGCGAATCCGTTCGGAAACGGTTCGTGAAAATCCTGACCGGCAATATCCGTAATGTGTTGACAAAATATGACGACACGGTCGCGGTAGTGAAACATTGGGATTACATCGAAGTGCGGTCAAAAATCGAAGCGAATTTACCGACGCTCATTGAGCAACTGCAACGCATTCCGGGGATTCACCATTTTCTGCAAGTGGAAGAGAAACCTTTTTCCGGTCTGCATGATATTTTTGAGCAAACGTTATCGGATGTGGCATCTCAGTTGGAAAATAAGACCTTTTGCGTACGGGTAAAACGCAAAGGTAAACACGAATTTAATTCACTAGAAGCGGAGCGTTACATCGGTGGCGGATTGAATCAACATATTGCCAGTGCCAAAGTGCAACTGAAAAATCCTGATGTAACGGTGCGTATTGAAATTGAAGACGACAAAATGATGTTGGTTCGCGCCCGTTATGAAGGCATCGGCGGTTATCCGATCGGCACTCAGGAAGATGTGTTGTCGCTGATTTCCGGCGGGTTTGACTCCGGTGTGTCCAGTTATATGCTGTTACGTCGCGGTTCACGCGTACATTATTGCTTCTTTAATTTAGGCGGTGCGGCGCATGAAATCGGCGTAAAACAAATGGCGTATCACATTTGGCAACGTTATGGCAGTTCTCACAAAGTGCGTTTCGTAGCGATTAACTTTGAAGGCGTGGTGGGTGAGATCCTCGAGAACGTGGATAACGGACAAATGGGCGTGGTGCTCAAGCGCATGATGGTGCGCGCCGCGTCTAAAGTGGCGCACCGTTTCGACATTCAGGCGATTGTGACAGGGGAAGCGCTAGGACAGGTTTCCAGCCAAACTTTAACCAATTTACGTTTAATTGATGAAGCCTCTGAGGTGTTGGTGTTGCGTCCGTTAATTACGCACGACAAAGAACAAATCATCGCCATGGCAAAACACATTGGCACCGATGATATCGCCAAATCCATGCCGGAATTTTGCGGCGTGATTTCCAAGAATCCGACGGTGAAAGCGATAAGAGCGAAAATTGAACAAGAAGAAGGCAATTTCAATTTTGCCGTGTTAGAAAGTGCGGTGGAAAATGCGCAATATTTAGATATTCGCCAAATTGCCGAGCAAGCGGAGAAAGAGGTCGTTTCTGTGGATACGGTGTCCGTGTTGGCTGCAAATGATGTGATTATTGATATTCGTAGCCCGGAAGAAATCGACGAAAACCCGTTGCATATTGAAAATCAAGCAATGATACTTCTGCCGTTCTATAAACTTTCCGGTCAATTCGCTGACTTGGATCAAAGCAAAAATTATGTGCTGTATTGCGAGCGTGGCGTGATGAGTAAGTTGCAGGCGCTGTATTTAAAAGAAAGCGGGTTTAATAATGTGAGGGTGTTTAAGAAATAG
- a CDS encoding NapC/NirT family cytochrome c, producing the protein MMKTTKIVTALCLMGLGAGLLWGSQWIMHKTSTPEFCVSCHSMDYPRQEWEGSKHFANAKGIRAECVDCHIPQEGWHYVKAKFITLKDLYFEAVGKLDSKEKYEQHRAELAQAVWDDLKATDSETCRSCHSFDAMELSQQTKLAKQMHIEANANKQTCIDCHKGIAHFLPVMHAEESTDKSATPKGSNIVETPSLYASEMVKAQDAKGGEVRLMPFTEVIQWEAQGDQVHGTIHGWQQTGAESVVYLDLGKRITVALLDEDARNNVQVLQTKHDEVTDSEWKEVNVAVNVAKAKMSSDLTALSQYGNNLNQNNCSGCHAVIGADHYTANQWIGVVNSMKDRTSMNKDEVRALTIYLQRNAKDMKTK; encoded by the coding sequence ATTATGAAAACAACAAAAATAGTGACCGCACTTTGTCTCATGGGGCTGGGTGCGGGCTTATTGTGGGGTTCTCAGTGGATTATGCACAAAACAAGTACGCCTGAATTTTGTGTCAGTTGTCATTCCATGGATTATCCGCGTCAAGAATGGGAAGGTTCCAAACATTTTGCCAACGCAAAAGGTATTCGAGCGGAATGTGTCGATTGCCATATTCCGCAGGAAGGCTGGCATTATGTGAAAGCCAAATTTATCACTTTGAAAGATTTGTATTTCGAAGCCGTCGGCAAGTTGGACAGCAAAGAGAAATACGAACAACATCGTGCGGAACTGGCGCAAGCGGTTTGGGATGATTTAAAAGCCACCGATTCGGAAACTTGTCGTAGCTGCCACAGTTTTGATGCTATGGAATTGTCACAACAGACCAAACTGGCCAAACAAATGCATATTGAAGCTAATGCCAACAAACAAACCTGTATTGATTGCCACAAAGGCATCGCTCACTTCTTACCGGTGATGCACGCGGAAGAGTCCACCGATAAATCGGCTACGCCAAAAGGTAGCAACATCGTCGAGACGCCATCCCTTTACGCGAGCGAAATGGTGAAAGCACAAGATGCAAAAGGCGGCGAAGTGCGTTTAATGCCATTTACCGAAGTCATACAGTGGGAGGCGCAAGGCGATCAAGTTCACGGCACGATACATGGTTGGCAACAAACAGGCGCGGAATCTGTGGTGTATTTGGATTTAGGCAAACGTATTACAGTGGCATTGTTAGATGAAGATGCACGCAACAATGTGCAAGTGTTGCAAACCAAACACGATGAAGTGACCGATTCCGAATGGAAAGAAGTGAATGTTGCCGTAAACGTAGCAAAAGCAAAAATGTCTTCGGATTTGACCGCACTTAGTCAATATGGCAACAACTTAAATCAAAACAATTGTAGCGGTTGCCATGCTGTTATCGGCGCGGATCACTACACGGCCAACCAGTGGATTGGCGTGGTCAATTCCATGAAAGATCGTACTTCAATGAACAAAGATGAGGTTCGCGCCCTCACCATTTATTTGCAACGCAATGCCAAAGATATGAAAACAAAATAA
- the torA gene encoding trimethylamine-N-oxide reductase TorA, translated as MKNTMINQQRRDFLKKTSAGVAGASLSGGVVGSMVSSNANAVETKMTTVVTAAHWGPIGVVLENGKAVKSGPAIEPAVPNELQSVVPDQLYSETRVKYPMVRKGFLTNPGKSDTTMRGRDEWVRVSWDDALDLVHNQLKRVREEHGATSIFAGSYGWFSCGSLHASRTLLQRYMNATGGFVGHKGDYSTGAAQVIMPHVLGTIEVYEQQTSWESVLENSDIIVLWSANPLTTMRIAWMSTDQKGIEYFKKFQASGKRIICIDPQKSETCQMLNAEWLPINTATDVPLMLGIAHTLVSENKHDKDFLKKYTTGYSKFEDYLLGKTDHQPKDAEWAAKICGIPADKIKQLAKDFSSKRTMLMGGWGMQRQRHGEQSHWMLVTLASMLGQIGLPGGGFGLSYHYSNGGVPTATGGIIGSITASPSGKAGAKTWLDDTSKSAFPLARIADVLLNPGKTIQYNGTEITYPDIKAVYWAGGNPFVHHQDTNTLVKAFQQPEVVIVNEVNWTPTARMADIVLPATTSYERNDLTMAGDYSMMSIYPMKQVVPPQFEAKNDYDIFVELAKRAGVEEQYTEGKTEMEWLEEFYNAAFTAARTNRVAMPRFDKFWAENKPLNFEANEAAKKWVRYGEFREDPLLNPLGTPSGKIEIYSDVIAKMDYDDCKGHPTWMEPEEFAGNVTQEYPLALVTPHPYYRLHSQLAHTSLRQKYAVNDREPVMIHPEDAAPRGIKDGDIVRIHSKRGQVLAGAVVTENIIKGTVALHEGAWYDPMDLGESEKPLCKNGCPNVLTRDEGTSKLAQGNSPNTCIVQVEKFVGQAPEVTVFKQPKHAA; from the coding sequence ATGAAAAACACAATGATTAATCAACAACGCCGCGATTTTTTGAAAAAAACGTCTGCGGGTGTTGCGGGCGCATCACTGTCCGGTGGTGTAGTCGGCTCTATGGTTTCCTCAAATGCGAATGCAGTAGAAACCAAAATGACAACCGTTGTCACTGCGGCTCACTGGGGGCCGATTGGTGTGGTATTGGAAAACGGTAAAGCGGTAAAATCCGGCCCGGCGATTGAACCTGCCGTACCCAATGAATTGCAAAGCGTTGTACCCGATCAACTTTATAGCGAAACCCGCGTGAAATATCCGATGGTGCGCAAAGGATTTCTTACCAACCCGGGCAAAAGCGACACCACCATGCGTGGGCGCGATGAATGGGTGCGCGTTTCTTGGGATGACGCCTTGGATTTAGTGCACAATCAACTCAAACGGGTGCGTGAAGAGCATGGCGCGACAAGCATTTTTGCCGGTTCTTACGGTTGGTTTAGTTGCGGTTCATTGCACGCTTCCCGTACGTTGTTACAACGTTATATGAACGCCACCGGCGGTTTCGTAGGGCATAAAGGCGACTACTCCACCGGCGCGGCGCAAGTGATTATGCCGCACGTGTTGGGTACGATTGAAGTCTATGAACAACAAACCAGCTGGGAATCGGTGTTGGAAAATAGCGATATTATCGTGCTTTGGTCAGCCAACCCACTCACTACCATGCGTATTGCATGGATGTCCACCGATCAAAAAGGGATTGAGTATTTCAAAAAATTCCAAGCCAGCGGCAAACGCATTATTTGTATCGATCCACAAAAAAGTGAAACCTGCCAAATGTTGAATGCCGAATGGTTGCCGATTAACACGGCAACGGATGTGCCGTTAATGCTTGGTATTGCGCACACCTTAGTGAGCGAAAATAAACACGACAAAGACTTCCTGAAAAAATACACCACCGGTTATAGCAAGTTTGAGGATTACCTCTTAGGCAAAACCGACCACCAACCGAAAGATGCAGAATGGGCGGCAAAAATCTGTGGCATACCCGCCGATAAAATCAAACAACTGGCAAAAGATTTCTCAAGTAAACGCACCATGTTAATGGGCGGCTGGGGAATGCAACGTCAACGCCACGGCGAACAAAGCCACTGGATGTTGGTCACACTCGCTTCCATGTTAGGACAAATCGGCTTACCGGGCGGCGGTTTCGGCTTGAGCTACCATTATTCAAACGGCGGTGTACCGACAGCCACTGGCGGCATCATCGGTTCCATCACAGCAAGTCCATCAGGCAAAGCCGGTGCAAAAACCTGGTTGGATGACACCTCCAAATCGGCTTTCCCATTGGCTCGTATTGCCGATGTGTTGCTCAATCCGGGCAAAACCATTCAATATAACGGCACCGAAATCACGTATCCGGACATCAAAGCCGTATATTGGGCGGGCGGTAACCCATTTGTTCACCACCAAGACACCAATACTTTAGTGAAAGCCTTCCAACAACCGGAAGTGGTGATTGTGAACGAAGTGAACTGGACGCCGACTGCGCGCATGGCGGATATTGTGTTGCCGGCAACCACCAGTTACGAACGCAATGACTTAACCATGGCAGGCGACTATTCCATGATGAGCATTTACCCGATGAAACAAGTGGTCCCGCCGCAATTTGAAGCCAAAAATGACTACGATATTTTCGTTGAACTCGCTAAACGTGCCGGCGTGGAAGAACAATACACCGAAGGCAAAACCGAAATGGAATGGCTGGAGGAATTCTACAACGCCGCCTTTACTGCCGCACGCACAAACCGCGTTGCGATGCCACGTTTTGATAAATTCTGGGCAGAAAACAAACCGCTAAATTTTGAAGCAAATGAAGCGGCGAAAAAATGGGTACGCTATGGTGAATTCCGTGAAGATCCGTTGCTTAATCCGCTCGGCACACCATCCGGTAAAATCGAAATTTATTCCGATGTGATTGCCAAAATGGATTACGACGACTGCAAAGGGCATCCAACTTGGATGGAGCCGGAAGAGTTTGCCGGCAACGTTACCCAAGAATACCCGCTCGCCTTGGTGACGCCACACCCGTACTACCGTTTGCATAGCCAATTGGCGCATACCTCATTACGCCAAAAATATGCAGTCAATGATCGTGAACCGGTGATGATTCACCCAGAAGATGCCGCACCACGTGGTATTAAAGACGGTGACATCGTGCGCATTCACAGCAAACGCGGACAAGTGCTTGCAGGCGCAGTTGTCACGGAAAATATCATCAAAGGCACCGTCGCCTTACACGAAGGCGCATGGTATGACCCGATGGATTTAGGCGAAAGTGAAAAACCATTGTGCAAAAACGGCTGTCCGAACGTGCTTACCCGCGACGAAGGCACCTCAAAACTGGCGCAAGGTAACTCACCGAATACGTGTATCGTGCAAGTAGAAAAATTCGTCGGCCAAGCCCCTGAAGTCACGGTGTTCAAACAACCAAAACACGCAGCGTAA